The sequence ATCTCCTTTTGGGATTTATTAGCTTTATATTGAATATAAAAAGCAAGAAATGTTAGCATTGATGCAGTTATAGCAATTATTGGATTTAATGTTCCCCCTATACTATCACCAATTTCATTTGGATTTAATAGTTCTCCATCATTATTTCTATTTTTAGGTACAGAAGTAATTAAATTATTCATTCCATAATATTGATAAATATAATAAAACGAATAAATTAACAAAATGACACTAAGTAGAATAATAAATAAGAGTAAGAAATCTTTTTTTTCGTCATACTTTTTAAGTTCCATAGTTTTTTATTATTAAATGAAGATAAGATAAATATTTTTTCTTTCAAGCAGTAAAAATATTAACTCACTAATTCAAAACCTTCAGTATTTCTACGGAAAATTCAAACATTCAAAAACAGCCGTTTTCCCACCTCACAACTATGGGTACACCAAACAAATATACAGTGGTAAGGGAGTAAACGTAGCAGATGCAGACAAGGAAAGAGACAACGCTTTCAGAGTTTTGAAAAACTTTCTCAACGGCTACCGCAAAATGACAACTCTCTCAAACTACCAGTTTGCAGAAGACTTGTATCAGGTTTTCAAGCTTTATGGATTAGAGATTGACAAGCAAAGCTACTCCCAGCAAACCGCACAGATGAAAAAACTCATCGAAGACCTTGAAAAAACGGAGAATATTCAGAAACTAAATGCACTTTCGTTAATTCCTGCTTTCAATGAAATGAAGTCTAAGCATAATGCTTTTGAACTCATATTTGCCGAACAGGCAGGAGCGAATGCGAGTTTAAGACAAATGAAAACTGCATCAGCAATTCGCAGAGATTTGGAGAAAATTTTAAAATCTTTTCTTAATTTAATTACTGCTATGAAAGACATCGACGATTGGAAGTTATTGTATGCTGACATGAATGAACTGATAAAAGCTGCTAAACTGTCGAAAAAATCAACTACGCCAGATAAGGGTGAGAAAAATCTTTAATAAAGAAACATCATAAAAAAAGCAGGATCATGAATCCTGCTTTTGTATTTTCCTTTTAATACAAGTAGATTTAGCGAATCACTCTCTCCAAAACCCACTCAATCAATCTTTTTTCAGACTGGTGATGATCTGCTGAGAACTCGCCGCGTCTTCTGTTGGCGATGACGTTGTTGACGGTGATGGCTTTGTGACCTAAAAGTTTAGAGAAAGCATAGATGGCAGAAGTTTCCATTTCAAAATTGGTGATGCCCAGGTCATTTAAAGTTTCGAGGAACTTGTCATCCAAAGCTTTTAAACGAAGTTCTCTTCCCTGTGGAGCATAAAATCCAGGGAAAGTTGCCGTGTTGCCGTGGTATTTTGCATCTTTGAAAACTTCGCCTAATTCTTCTGACCATTCAGAGAAATACAACATAGGCTTGATCTTTTCGTAAGGGAATTTCTCTAAAAAGTTTCTTGAAAATTCATTTTCAAAATGATAGTCCTGATAGAAATGCATCAGTCCGTCAAGACCTACCACATTTTGGGTAACCAGCATATTATCGACCTGCACATCAGGATTTACGCTGCCGCAGGTTCCCATTCTGAAAAGTTCCAGAGATTTGTGTTCGGTTTTGAATTCCTTTTTCTGAAGATCGATATTCACCAAAGCATCAAGCTCATTCATCACGATATCGATGTTTTCAGTTCCGATGCCTGTTGACATTACAGAAATTCTTTCACCACGTAAAGTTCCGGTGTGGGTATAGAATTCTCTTTTGTTCTTTTTGATTTCTACGGTATCGAAATATTTTGAAACCTTCGGAACACGATCGGGATCGCCCACAAGGATTACTTTATCGGCAATATCTTCGGGTAAAAGATTCAGGTGGTAAACGCTTCCGTCTTCATTCAGTACCAGTTCTGAGGCTGCGAGTTTATTGAGCATATAATTTTTATAGTTTGATTGAAATTTGTGAACCTGAATTTTTCAGGGATTTAAAATTAGTGAAAATTAAATGAAGCAAAATATAAACATTATTTAATTTTTCGTTAAAACTATGGTAATGTTGGGATGATAGTTTTGCAGATGAAAAATTTTATAAGATCTTATCCTTTACTTATTCTTATCGCATTCATCGGAATTGCCGCAATGTCATTCAATCCGGTTCATAAAGGATTTGGAAACGAAAAAACATTTGTTGCTCAGGGTTTATTCAGTTTTAAAAATCATCTTGAAAGTTTAAAGACCGACGTTTATCTTTTTAAAGACGATAAAATCAATGCAGAACAGCTTCAAAGTTCATTAAGAAATACCCGGAATTCTTATAAAGAAATTGAATTTTTCATCGCTTATCATTATCCGGAATTTTCTAAAACGCATCTCAATGCCGCACCATTATTCAGAATTGAAGCTGCCGGAACTACTGCTTACACACTTCCGCCGGAAGGTTTGCAGGTTTTGGACGAATTGATTTTTTCTGACGAAATAGCCGAACAAAAAGATAAGATCATCGAGATCACAGATTTTCTGTACAACAATTACAATAATTTCTATTTAAGCTCTATCAATAATGGTTTAAGCAAAGGAAATAACAAAACATTGCCTTTAAGAATTGAGTTGATTAGAATTTACACATTAGGTTTAACAGGTTTTGATACGCCTGGCTCATTAAACATCTCTGAAGAAGCTGCTTTTGCTTTAAAAGGAATGAAAAAATACATTCAGGATGATGCTTATTTTAAAAATTACAATTCAGAGAAAGCTCACCAACTTATAGATGAAAGTATTCTTTATTTAAATAAAAATAAAGATTTTGAAACATTTGACAGGATTGAGTTTTATAAAAAATATCTGCAACCGTTGTATGAAGAATTAGGAAACTGGGACGGAAATACAGATGACTTAAAAGAATTTTCAGGCTGGAATGTTGCCAATAAAAACTTTTTCAGCAGTGATTTCTTAGATCCTTATTTTTTTACCATTTTAAAAGGTTCTGAAGACAATGACGATCTGAAAGCATTAGGAAAAGAAATTTTCTACGACCAAAATCTCAGCGACAACGGAAAAATGAGCTGTGCCTCTTGTCATCTTCCTGAAAATGCATTTACAGATCTTAAAACTAAATCTTTAAGTAATGTTGAAGGAAAAACAGTGTTGCGAAATTCCCCTTCACTGTATAATGCGGTTTTTGCCAAAAGATTTTTCTACGATATGCGTGCTTTTTATCTTGAGCAGCAGGCAGAACACGTTATTTATAATAATGATGAGTTTAATACAAGCTATGAAAGCATCATTAAGAAACTAAAAAACAAACCTGAATACAAAAAAGCGTTCCGAAAAGCATTTAAAAACGGAGATATCAGCAAGCAGAATTTTTCTAAAGCTTTGAGTTCCTACGTAGCTTCTCTCTATTCTTTTGATAGCGATTTTGACAGTTTTATGAGAGATGAAAAAGAGATTTCTGATGATGCAAAAAAAGGTTTTAATCTGTTCATGGGAAAAGCAAACTGTGCAACCTGCCATTTTGCTCCTCATTTTTCAGGGTTGGTTCCACCGTTTTTTAATGAAAATGAATCTGAAGTTTTGGGTGTAACCAAACAACCAATTAAAATATCTCCTTTAGAAATCGATTCTGATAAAGGAAGAATAAAAAGCAACGTCAAAAAGAAGATTCCTGGATTTATGAAAACTCTTTTAAAACGATGACGGTAAGAAATATTGCTTTAACGAAACCTTACTTTCACAATGGTGCATTCAATACTTTAGAAGAAGTTTTAGATTTTTATAATGAAGGTGGGGCAGAAGGTTTGGGTTTAAATATTAACAACCAGACATTACCAGCAGATAAATTGAACTTAACGGAAACTGAGATTAAGCAAATCATTGCCTTCCTGAATTCTTTAACGGATATCAGCAAAGCAAAAGGTAAATAATTAAAATTCATTGACGATTTAACATAAAGTTAATCCCCGTAACATTAGGTTTGAGATTAATTAATATTCAGGGATATTTTGTTAAAGCCTTATTAACAGGGGGCTCGCAATAATAAAATAGTTTTGCAACAGAAAAAATAAAAGTATTTAAAAGTGAAAAGAAAACTACTTTCAGTTGCAGCACTTGTATTAATGACAAGCTCAGCATTTCAGGCTCAGACTACAATTTTCGGATTGCAAAGTTCTTGGAAATTTTATGATCTCGATGCAGCACCATCAGCAAATTGGAAAAACACCAATTTTGATGCTTCAGCTTGGTCTTCAGGTAATGGACCATTAGGTTATGGGGATCCGGTAACAACCACCATACACAATGGTGCTACGGGTTTACCTACTGCATATTTCGTTAAAGATTTTACTGTAAACTTGGCAGACCTTACCAGTACTCTGGAATTTGGTGTGAGAAGAGATGACGGTATCGTCGTTTATTTGAATGGTGAAGAGGTTGTGAGAGATAACATGCCTACAGGAGCAATTACACACAATACAGCTTCTCTTGCAACAATTGATGGGTCAGCAGAAACTGCCATCAATGTATTTTCTATTCTGAAAAGTAAGTTTGTACAAGGTGTGAACAGAATTTCAATCGAATTACACAATAGATCTGGCTCAAGTTCAGATTTAACGATTGATGCTTATCTTAAAAACGTAGGAGTAATTACTCCTCCTGCTAATACTTGCACAGGAACACATATCAGCTGTTTTACATCTATTGTTCCTACATCTCAGACAGCAAAATTAATAATCCCTGCAGAGCATAGATTTCAGATGATTCTGAAAGAAGGTGATCCTTATTCAGAAGGTGGAGGGCTTGTTGGCGGACAAAATGACTTTACAGGGTATGTTGCAAAAAATGCAAGCAGCACAGACGGTTATTTGTCAGTAAATCACGAGACCAATCCTGGTGGAGTGACAATGGCAGAGATTAATTATAACACAACTACAAAACTTTGGGCTTTAACGAAATCAAGAGGTGTTAGTTTTTCTGCACCAAGTTTAGTTCAGACCATCAGAAACTGTTCGGGTGGAGTTACTCCTTGGGGAACTATTGTTACCGCTGAAGAATCTGTAACCGGAAATGACACCAATGCAGACGGTTACAAAGATTACGGTTGGTTGGTAGAAATTGATCCTGCAACCGCTCAGGTAATGTCACATAATTCTAACGGAACAAAGGATAAACTTTGGCAGATGGGAATTATGAATCACGAAAATGTAGTGATCAACAATGCCGGAACAGCAGCTTATTACGGTGAAGATGGTGGAACAAACATGGTATACAAATATGTGATGGATGTACCAAACAATCTTGCATCAGGTGATTTATATGTTTTGAAACTTGATCAGGGAATCAGTGGAGGAAACCCTGTGGGAACAACAGCTACTTGGGTTCAAATTCCCAATAAAACACAGGCAGATCAGAATAACACAGCAAGTTTAGCTGCATCGTATGGAGGAACTTCTTTTAACGGAGTAGAAGATGTTGAAATAAGCCCGATTGATGGTAAAATTTACTTCACAGCAAAAGGTTTAGACAAAATATATCGTTTACAAGACAACGGGATGACAGCTTCCCAGGTTGAAGTTTTCGCAGGAGGTGGTACTACTCAATATTCATTCAACACTGTACAGGGTGTGAAAACTGAATCTTGGGGAGACGGTAATGACAACCTTACATTTGATGAACTTGGGAATCTTTGGGTTCTTCAGGATGGTGGTAAAAACTACATTTGGGTAATTGCACCAGATCATACCGCAGCAAATCCGAAAGTAAGACTGTTTGCTTCTATGCCTGCAGGTTCAGAGCCTACTGGTCTTACATTCACACCAGATCATAAATTTGGATTCTTCTCTGTTCAACATCCTTCTTCAACGATTTCTACAGATATTGACGCAACTGGAAACGTGATTGATTATAAAGGGAAATCTGCTACTATGGTCATTGCTTTACAACAATTTTTGGGCACAACTGCAGTATTAGGAACTACTGAAACTGTTAAGGAAACAGAAGTTACGGTTTCCCCAAACCCAACATCAGGTTTAGTGAAAATCAATTCTCCTAAAGCTTTGAAAAATCTTGAAGTGACTGCATACAGCATGGACGGTAAAATTGTTTACCAAAAGAAATTCTCAGGGAACAATTCATCTTTAGATTTAGATTTTACTTCTCAACTTCAGGTTTCAAGAGTTTTGATGCTTAACATCGAGGCTGAAGGATTCCAGAAGACCGTGAAAATTCTAAAAAAATAATTACTTAATTTCTTTCTTAGCTGCCGACATTTTCTTTGTCGGTGGCTTTTTTTGTTTTTACGAAATCATATTTAAATTAAATGTCCTGCAAAAGATATTCTCATGAAAAAATTAATTCTCATCATTGCCTTTTTATCTCTATATACTATCAAAGCACAAATCGACCCTATCAAATTTCCGACATATACCAATGTTGAAGATGCCCTGAAAAGTGAGAAAACAGTTTACAGCATGAGCTTCAGAGAAAAAGGATTGTTTAATATCCCTCCTGATCTCGTGAAAATGGATTCTTTATTTTTTCTAAATCTAATGGCTAACAAATTAGAGAAAATGGATAGCGGTATTTTTAGTTTGAAAGAATTGGAAATTTTGATTGTTAATGAAAACAGCATCAAATTTATTCCCGATGAAATTGGTGAACTGAAAAAACTGACTACTTTTTCAATGAACTTGAACAGTCTTACAAAGATTAATCCGAATATTGTAAAACTGCAAAAATTAAAAACGGTTCATTTTGACGCCAATAATCTGAATGTTTTCCCTGAAGCGTTGCTGGAAATTCCGGCGTTAGAAGAAATCAATCTGAGTAGCAATCAAATCAGTGTTGTGTCGCAGGATTTAAATAGAATTAAAAATTTAAAATATCTAAACCTTTCTGCCAATCAGATCAATGATTTAACTGATGTAAAGTTTCCTGAAAAAATAAAATATCTCGAGCTTCAGCAGAATGCTATTGTAAAACTTCCTGATTATTTATTTAGATCTAAAAATCTTGAGTTTTTGAATGTAAGCAATAATAATCTGAAAGAAATTTCTTCTAAAGTAAAGGGCTTAAAAGGTGTTGTGAGTATGAATTTGGCAAACAATCAACTAAAAGATCTTCCAACAGATTTTCAACAACTTAAAAATCTGAAAACATTAATTTTAGTTGGAAACCCTATGGAAAAAGCGACCATCCAAAAATTAAAAGAACTGATGCCTCAAACGCAGATTTACTTTTAAAAATTATCCGCCGACTCTTTTTGTTTTAAAGCCCAAATCTTTAAGAATAGTCATGATTTTATCACGGTTATCCCCCTGAATGATAATCGTTCCGTCTTTTTCAGAACCACCTATTCCTAGTGTGGTTTTTATTTTTTCGAAATCTTTTTTAAATCTTCCTCACTTCCTTCCCAACCTTCAACGATGGTCACGGGTTTTCCGTTTCTGCCTTTCTTTTCAAACTTACAAACCAAAGGTTCTTTCTGCTTAAACTGTTCTTCAGGCATCTGAAACTCCTGCTCTTCATGCTCAGGAAAAAGGTTTTTGAGTTGATCACGTAAATCCATAGCACAAAATTAATAAAATATTTAAAAGGTTTAAAGATTAAACAGGAGAAAGCAAATAAAGTGGTTTTATTTTGATAAAAAAATCTGTGTAATCCGTGGGAAGTATCTATCCCGAAGATTACACAGATTTACACAGATAATTGATGCTGAAAATTTAATATTACTTCATTTAACCCGTTGTGCATTTTAAATTTTTGTATTTCTAAAATAAGTGAAACGGCTTTGTTTACCTTTATTTCAGTATTTTTAAAAAAAATCCTTGTTTATCCTTGCGTTTTTTTATCGCTAAGAAAGACTAAGTTTTTAAAATATATTTCTTTTTTAAGACAAACAATGGCATTTCATTTAGCGAAGAAAAACAATTATTTGAATATCAATCATTTAAATTCATCTTCATAATGCATAACGAGTTTCATTTAATATATTTATGAAGCTTTTTAATAAAAATTTAAGTCTCTCAAATTCTTCAATTCATTTCAAAATCGATAAATTTGTTTGTTAAAAAAATAAATTAAAATGTCAAAAAAAGCAATACTAGCAATACTTGACGGATGGGGTTTGGGTCAAAATCCTGAAGTTTCTGCATTAGCTCAGGCAAATACACCATTTATAGATAGCTGTTATCAAAAATATCCACACACAACATTAGAGGCAAGTGGTCTTGCAGTAGGACTTCCATTGGGACAGATGGGAAATTCTGAAGTTGGACACATGAACTTGGGTGCCGGAAGAGTGGTATATCAGAATTTGGTTAAACTCAACATGGCGGTTGAGAATGGTACTTTGGGGCATGAAGAAGTGATTCAGGAAGCTTTTGCTTATGCCAAAGCAGAGAAGAAAAACGTGCACTTTATCGGTTTGGTTTCCAATGGAGGGGTGCATTCACACATCAATCATTTAAAAGGATTATTAACGGCTGCCAGCGAATACGGATTACATGAAAATGTATATGTTCACGCATTTACTGACGGTAGAGATTGTGATCCGCATTCTGGTTTAGGTTTTATTGAAGACCTTCAGGATCACATGGGCACGACGACTGGTGCTTTGGCAACGGTAATTGGAAGATACTATGCAATGGACAGAGACAGACGTTGGGAACGTGTGAAACTGGCGTATGATGCGATGGTCAACGGAATTGGAGAAAGAACAATGGATGCAGCTTCTCTTATTCAAAATTCTTACAATGAAGGAGTAACTGACGAATTTATTAAACCTATTATTTTAGTAAAAGATACACAGATCGGAAATGAAGTTCCTGTAGGAAGAATCGTGGATAATGATGTGGTGATCTGCTTTAATTTCAGAACAGACAGAGGAAGAGAAATCACTGAAGTTCTTTGTCAGCAAGATATGCCTGAATATTTTATGCGAAAGCTGAATCTTCATTATGTTACCCTAACCAATTACGACAAAACGTACGAAAATGTAAAAGTTGTTTTTGATGAAGATGTTCTTCATGAAACAATGGGTGAAATTCTGGAAAGAAACGGGAAATCTCAGATCAGAATTGCCGAGACAGAAAAATATCCTCACGTTACATTTTTCTTTTCAGGTGGCCGTGAAGAAGAATTTCATGGTGAAAAAAGATTGTTGTGCCCGAGCCCGAAAGATGTTCCGACTTACGATTTAAAACCAGAAATGTCTGCTTACGAAATCACTAATTCAATTCTTCCTGAACTTGAAAATGAAACCGCAGATTTTATTTGTTTAAATTTCGCAAATACCGATATGGTGGGTCACACAGGTGTTTTTGAAGCAGCTGTAAAAGCAGCAGAAACGGTTGACAAGTGCATAGAAAAAGTAGCAACGACTGCTTACGAACATGGTTATGCAGTTTTCATTCTTGCGGATCATGGAAATTCTGACGTAATGATTAATGCAGATGGTTCGCCAAATACACAGCATTCAACCAATTTGGTTCCTTTAATTGTAATGGATAAAGATCATGAATGGAATTTAAAACCAGGAAAACTGGGTGATATGGCTCCTACTATATTATCCGTAATGGGCGTTGAAATCCCTGCAATAATGACGGGAGACATTTTAGTTAGCTAAACTTATACGATTATGATATATCTACCGTTGTCTTAAAAGATGGCGGTATTTTTTGTGATTTACACCAGACTTACTATGAGACACATACAATAGTATGCTACAAATAATAAAATATTAATATATTTGCAACTCATAAAAGTATTTAAAATGTACAATAAGCTCGTAAGAAAAGAGGTAATGGGTATTTTAGAAAAGGAAGTAGGTTCTTTTCTTGATAAATTTTTGACGCCAATTGAAAAAATTTGGCAGCCATCAGACTATTTACCAGATCCTTCAAGCGAAAATTTCAAATATGATTTAGATGAAATTCAGACTTTTGCACGTGAGATGCCTTACGACCTTTTTGTAACCCTGATTGGTGACTGTATTACAGAAGAAGCTTTACCTTCTTACGAATCTTGGTTAATGAGCGTTGATGGAATTGATCAGGAAAAAAGTGGACCGACTTGGGCAAGCTGGATAAGATCTTGGACAGGTGAAGAAAACAGACATGGAGATTTATTGAATAAATATCTTTATCTGTGTGGCAGAGTAAATATGAGACAAGTTGAGATTACCACGCAATATTTAATTAGTGATGGTTTTGATATCGGTACAAGTATGGATCCTTATAGAAATTTTGTTTACACAAGCTTTCAGGAAACTGCAACCAATATTTCTCACAGAAGAGTAGGTACTTTGGCAAAACAATCCGGAAACGGAAAATTAGCGAAAATGTGTGGTGTAATCGCTGCAGATGAAGCAAGACACGCAAAAGCTTATAAACATTTCGTGGCTAAAATTCTTGAATTAGATCCTTCTGAGATGATTTTGGCATTTGAAGATATGATGCGTAAAAAAATTGTGATGCCTGCTCACATGATGAGACAGTCGGGACAAAAAGCCGGTGAACTTTGGGGTCATTTCTCAGATGCTGCACAAAGATGCATGGTCTACACAGGTCAGGATTACATCAATATCATGAAAGATTTGTTAGACGAGTGGAAAATTGAACACATTACAGGTCTTACAGAAAAAGCAGAAAAAGCTCAGGAATATTTAATGAAACTTCCGAACAGATTGCAAAAAATCACCGACAGAGTTTCTACTCCGGATTTACAATTTCAGTTTAGTTGGGTGAAAGATTAATTTTATTTTAACAATAAATTATAATAGAGAGTGTCGGATGTTTTTTCGACACTCTTTTTTTATTTATTATCTTTGCCCAGCTAAAAAAGAACAAAAAATGGTTAGTAATAAAAAAATTGCTGTAGATTTCGACGGAACAATCGTGGATGATGCATATCCCGGAATCGGGAAAGCTAAAATTTTCGCATTTGAAACGCTGAAAAGATTGCAGGCTCAAGGATTCAGATTAATCCTTTGGACCTACAGACACGGCAAAACTCTTGATGAAGCTGTAGAATTCTGTAAAAAAAACGGAATCGAATTTTATGCAATCAATTCAAGTTTTGAAGGAGAAGTTTTTGATAGCGAAACTCAATCAAGAAAACTAGATGCAGATTGGTTTATTGATGACAGAAATCTTGGTGGTTTTCCGGGTTGGGGTGAGATCTATAATATTATTAATGAAAGAATAGAATTCCGTGTAGAAGGGAAGGAAGTTTTAGCTTATTCAAAACTGAAAAAAGAAAAGAAAAAAGGGCTTTTCTGGTAAAAATAATTAAAGATTAAAAGTTAGTAATTAGAATTAGTTCTAATGCTGCTTTTTAATTTTATCATAAGAATACTTAGATACTGAAGGTTTTATTAAACTAAATATTTATAAAGTTGTAAATCTAACTTCTGATATCTAATATCTAACATCTATTTAAAATGATTCAATTAAAAACAATAGACGAAATTCGTCTGATGAGAGAAAGTGCTCAGTTGGTTTCCAGAACATTAGGAATGTTGGCAAAGGAAATCAAACCTGGGATTACTACTTTATATTTAGATAAATTAGCGCATGATTTCATTAAAGATCATGGGGCAGAACCTGCATTTTTAGGATATGGAGGTTTTCCTTATTCGCTTTGTATTTCACCAAATGAGCAGGTAGTTCACGGTTTTCCAAGCAAAGAAGAGATCAAAGAAGGTGATGTTCTTTCTGTAGATTGCGGAGCGGTTTTGAATGGTTTTGTTGGCGATCACGCTTACACATTTGAAATTGGTGAAGTAAAACCTGAAATCAAAAAACTACTTCAGGTAACCAAAGATTCTCTGTATAAAGGAATTGCACAATGTGTAAGAGGAAAAAGAATCGGAGACATTTCTCATGCGATTCAATCGTATTGTGAAAAAGAAGGTTATGGTGTTGTAAAAGAATTGGTAGGCCACGGCTTAGGCAGAAAAATGCACGAGGATCCAAGTGTTCCGAACTACGGAAAACAAGGAAGTGGAAAAGTCATTAAAGACGGTTTGACGATTGCGATAGAGCCAATGATCAATTTGGGAACTGAAAAAGTGAAGTTCCACAATGATGGCTGGACGGTAACTACGCTTGACAATTTAACTTCAGCACATTTTGAACATGATGTTGCTGTGGTGAATGGTAAACCTGTTTTGCTTTCTACCTTTAAATATGTTTACGAAGCTTTAGGCATCGAAAGTGATGAAGAAATGCCATTCCAAATGGAATTTTAATGAAAAAGCTGACTAAGTTTTTACTTAATAAAATCCCTCGTCCGATGCTTATTCAGATGAGTGTCTGGGCGCGTCCGTTGATTTATCAGTTTTTCAAAGGTGATCAGTTTTTCGACCCTATTGATGGAAGATCATATAGGAAATTTCTGCCTTACGGCTACGGAAAACAGAGAGAAAACGCTTTATCTCCGGGAACTTTAAGTTTAGAAAGACATCGCCAGATGTGGCTGTATCTTCAGAATGAAACCGATTTTTTCATTAAAAACTGCAAAGTTTTACATATTGCTCCCGAGCAGGAATTTTTGAGGAAATTCAAAAGAATGAGCAACCTCAATTATATTTCGGCAGATCTTTATTCGCCGATTGTAGATGTGAAAGCTGATATTTTAGATTTACCTTTTGAGAATGAAAGTTTTGATGTTATTTTCTGTAATCACGTTTTAGAACATATTGAAGATGATGCCAAAGCGATCAGCGAATTGTATCGTGTTATGAAGCCCGGCGGTTGGGGAATTATTCAGGTTCCGATGAAAAATTCTTTGGAGAAAACCTATGAAGATTTCACCATTAAAGATCCGAAAGAACGCCAGAAACATTTTGGTCAATATGACCACGTTCGCTGGTATGGAATGGATTATTTTGACCGTTTGAGAAAAGCTGGTTTTGAAACTGAACCTAATTTCTACTCCAAACAATTCTCTGATGCAGAGATTTTAAAATACGGATTGAATCACAACGAAATATTGCCTGTGGTTTATAAAAAATAGAAAAAACGTCTTCAATTTTGAAGACGTTTTTATTCTATATCTTGGAATTTATATTTGTGAAATTCGTGAAAAAATTTGTGCTTAAATCTAATGGGAAACCGCCTTCAAGCCAATCACCGAGCCAATCAATGTACAGATAAAAAACATTCTCCAAAAGGTCACAGGATCTTTAAAAACTAAAATTCCCATCAAGACAGTTCCCACTGCGCCAATTCCCGTCCAGACTGCATAAGCCGTTCCAATCGGTAAAGTTTCAGTTGCTTTGATCAAGAGAAGCATACTGATTGTAAGACAAGCTAAAAAACCACCAAACCACCAGTACATTTCGTTTCCTGATGTTTCTTTTACCTTTCCTAAACAAGAGGCAAACCCAACTTCAAACAGTCCTGCGATAATTAAAATAATCCAATTCATGAGTAATAATTTATGACGCAAAGTTGAGGATTTAGTTTTGCTTTAAATTTTACATTTGTTAAAAAATAAATGAATCTTAGAGATTGTCAAATTTTATTTTGAAAGAAATATTTAATTTAAATAGAAATACTATTTCGCAGATTTAGAAAATCAAGCAGATTAGTTTAAAAAAAATCTGCACTATCTCTATCATCAGAGAGAGTTTAAAAAAATCACCTTATTTCTGCACGAATCCTGCTTAAA comes from Chryseobacterium sp. 3008163 and encodes:
- the gpmI gene encoding 2,3-bisphosphoglycerate-independent phosphoglycerate mutase, whose translation is MSKKAILAILDGWGLGQNPEVSALAQANTPFIDSCYQKYPHTTLEASGLAVGLPLGQMGNSEVGHMNLGAGRVVYQNLVKLNMAVENGTLGHEEVIQEAFAYAKAEKKNVHFIGLVSNGGVHSHINHLKGLLTAASEYGLHENVYVHAFTDGRDCDPHSGLGFIEDLQDHMGTTTGALATVIGRYYAMDRDRRWERVKLAYDAMVNGIGERTMDAASLIQNSYNEGVTDEFIKPIILVKDTQIGNEVPVGRIVDNDVVICFNFRTDRGREITEVLCQQDMPEYFMRKLNLHYVTLTNYDKTYENVKVVFDEDVLHETMGEILERNGKSQIRIAETEKYPHVTFFFSGGREEEFHGEKRLLCPSPKDVPTYDLKPEMSAYEITNSILPELENETADFICLNFANTDMVGHTGVFEAAVKAAETVDKCIEKVATTAYEHGYAVFILADHGNSDVMINADGSPNTQHSTNLVPLIVMDKDHEWNLKPGKLGDMAPTILSVMGVEIPAIMTGDILVS
- a CDS encoding acyl-ACP desaturase, with protein sequence MYNKLVRKEVMGILEKEVGSFLDKFLTPIEKIWQPSDYLPDPSSENFKYDLDEIQTFAREMPYDLFVTLIGDCITEEALPSYESWLMSVDGIDQEKSGPTWASWIRSWTGEENRHGDLLNKYLYLCGRVNMRQVEITTQYLISDGFDIGTSMDPYRNFVYTSFQETATNISHRRVGTLAKQSGNGKLAKMCGVIAADEARHAKAYKHFVAKILELDPSEMILAFEDMMRKKIVMPAHMMRQSGQKAGELWGHFSDAAQRCMVYTGQDYINIMKDLLDEWKIEHITGLTEKAEKAQEYLMKLPNRLQKITDRVSTPDLQFQFSWVKD
- a CDS encoding BT0820 family HAD-type phosphatase — translated: MVSNKKIAVDFDGTIVDDAYPGIGKAKIFAFETLKRLQAQGFRLILWTYRHGKTLDEAVEFCKKNGIEFYAINSSFEGEVFDSETQSRKLDADWFIDDRNLGGFPGWGEIYNIINERIEFRVEGKEVLAYSKLKKEKKKGLFW
- the map gene encoding type I methionyl aminopeptidase, whose translation is MIQLKTIDEIRLMRESAQLVSRTLGMLAKEIKPGITTLYLDKLAHDFIKDHGAEPAFLGYGGFPYSLCISPNEQVVHGFPSKEEIKEGDVLSVDCGAVLNGFVGDHAYTFEIGEVKPEIKKLLQVTKDSLYKGIAQCVRGKRIGDISHAIQSYCEKEGYGVVKELVGHGLGRKMHEDPSVPNYGKQGSGKVIKDGLTIAIEPMINLGTEKVKFHNDGWTVTTLDNLTSAHFEHDVAVVNGKPVLLSTFKYVYEALGIESDEEMPFQMEF
- a CDS encoding class I SAM-dependent methyltransferase translates to MKKLTKFLLNKIPRPMLIQMSVWARPLIYQFFKGDQFFDPIDGRSYRKFLPYGYGKQRENALSPGTLSLERHRQMWLYLQNETDFFIKNCKVLHIAPEQEFLRKFKRMSNLNYISADLYSPIVDVKADILDLPFENESFDVIFCNHVLEHIEDDAKAISELYRVMKPGGWGIIQVPMKNSLEKTYEDFTIKDPKERQKHFGQYDHVRWYGMDYFDRLRKAGFETEPNFYSKQFSDAEILKYGLNHNEILPVVYKK
- a CDS encoding DMT family transporter is translated as MNWIILIIAGLFEVGFASCLGKVKETSGNEMYWWFGGFLACLTISMLLLIKATETLPIGTAYAVWTGIGAVGTVLMGILVFKDPVTFWRMFFICTLIGSVIGLKAVSH